In Rhinopithecus roxellana isolate Shanxi Qingling chromosome 4, ASM756505v1, whole genome shotgun sequence, a single genomic region encodes these proteins:
- the LOC115896832 gene encoding uncharacterized protein LOC115896832: protein MSASGTFATETGPGHAPFEPRSKSGNSEAAPASPEILGGGGALGARSSQRELGRCMRACVIVGVRRGGVRESVARDGAWSLLSPPRSRLLKLRATGFYPSVSVLLASQPERLIPGPGALGSLSSARAGSGALAAIPVRSFSGAGGLAEE, encoded by the exons ATGTCGGCATCGG GAACCTTTGCAACGGAAACCGGCCCCGGGCATGCGCCTTTTGAGCCGAGGAGCAAAAGTGGCAACTCAGAGGCGGCACCCGCCTCCCCGGAAATCCTTGGAGGAGGCGGGGCTCTGGGAGCGCGCTCTTCCCAGCGGGAGCTGGGGAGGTGCATGCGTGCTTGCGTCATCGTGGGGGTGCGTCGCGGCGGCGTGAGAGAATCTGTGGCCCGCGATGGGGCTTGGTCCCTTCTGTCCCCGCCCCGAAGCCGCCTGCTCAAGCTGAGGGCCACCGGCTTCTATCCGTCGGTGTCAGTGCTCCTTGCCTCCCAGCCAGAGCGTCTCATCCCTGGGCCCGGAGCCCTAGGCTCGCTCTCCTCAGCCCGTGCTGGCAGCGGCGCTCTTGCCGCCATTCCTGTGAGGTCGTTTTCCGGAGCCGGCGGGCTGGCGGAGGAGTAA